The following are encoded in a window of Bacteroidales bacterium genomic DNA:
- a CDS encoding CHAT domain-containing protein encodes MKKTIKFLGIIFFFFFLQNNYAQDWKKLVKDNIKTDKLKDRVKIDIPDFLDPAASKYWSRTEKYIGKKFKAQWKETVTNFSQSYDVTDFNYAISFGDNTTPYEAKGGLKQAKGFAYYLADPKNVTNVPPKIKAQNLNYTGEILYVSSSYKMSEKSFLKANKIYEKERLTDSTFSSLTLSNLGLLYHTTGRYSLAEEYTLKALEKRENTENKTGYAASLNNIAVLYKDMGLYTKAEEYIIKAENYLRETGENKSVKFAIVQNNRAMIYQMTGKYKDAEKLMKSSINIAGKEIKEKSSTYVRLKVNLALLYQLTKRYDEAEEIYLDALKIMKRKVGKSHPDYAVLLRNTASLYQQMRRFGQVESLLNEAVAIYDKQFGQEHPSYAKAIYELGLFYQSQNRLTEAEPLLTKALNIQQKTLGEHHPSIAMTYENIAVLYWQKEDYKTAAEIYRKTLNEYIYQINTFFPAMNEYEKTKFWEKIQPKFIRFYNFAVDAQKDVPEITEDVYNFRIATKALLLNSSRKVKTRILNSGNATLIANYNNWQDTKNWLGKLYSYSKEELKEESINIDSLETVVKNLEKKLTISSEDFKEANELKSVSYKDIAANLNAGDAAVEIVRINSFSYLYPKSQIHYIALVLRNNGKSPQMVFMEDGDNMESDWSDEYQATIHSGKSMEPFYNYYWKEIAGLLTTDDKKIYTSIDGIYNQVNINTIQLPSGRHILDVKDIRFVSNTKDLLLFNKSKKPTMTAYLLGYPDYQLDLPDSLARLSPLPGTKKEVQTIQSVLKAKNYNVNLVLGKDATEESLKKVKSPQILHIATHGYFLENKTDPSEGTRAFGVEPMKAYENPLLRSGLLFAGADRTVNEMNTKENKDSDDGILNAFEAMVLNLDNTEVVILSACQTGLGEIKNGEGVYGLQRSFQIAGASSIITSLWEVSDEGTQDLMSAFYKYWLQSGDKHSAFRKAQLEIKEKYKYPFYWGAFVLVGE; translated from the coding sequence ATGAAAAAAACAATAAAGTTTTTAGGAATAATATTTTTTTTCTTTTTCTTACAAAACAATTATGCACAAGATTGGAAAAAACTGGTAAAAGACAATATTAAAACCGATAAATTAAAAGACAGGGTTAAAATTGACATCCCGGACTTCCTTGACCCTGCAGCATCAAAGTATTGGAGCAGAACAGAGAAATATATCGGAAAAAAATTTAAAGCACAATGGAAAGAAACTGTCACGAATTTTTCTCAGAGTTATGATGTCACAGATTTTAATTATGCTATTTCATTCGGAGATAACACAACTCCTTATGAAGCAAAAGGCGGATTAAAACAAGCAAAAGGTTTTGCATATTATTTAGCAGACCCAAAAAATGTTACAAATGTTCCCCCGAAAATAAAAGCCCAGAATCTTAATTATACCGGAGAAATATTATATGTTTCGAGCAGTTACAAAATGTCTGAAAAATCATTCTTAAAAGCAAATAAAATTTATGAAAAAGAGCGCCTTACAGACTCAACCTTTTCAAGTCTCACACTCAGCAACTTAGGACTATTGTATCATACAACCGGACGATATTCGTTAGCAGAAGAATATACCCTGAAAGCCCTTGAAAAAAGAGAAAATACTGAAAATAAAACAGGATATGCCGCATCTTTAAATAACATTGCTGTTTTGTATAAAGATATGGGGCTGTATACAAAGGCGGAAGAATATATTATTAAAGCAGAAAATTATTTACGAGAAACAGGAGAAAACAAGTCGGTTAAGTTCGCAATAGTACAAAATAACAGGGCAATGATATACCAAATGACCGGCAAATATAAAGATGCCGAGAAGTTGATGAAATCGTCAATTAATATTGCAGGAAAAGAAATAAAAGAAAAGTCTTCTACATATGTTCGCCTTAAAGTAAACTTAGCCTTACTGTACCAATTAACAAAACGCTATGATGAAGCAGAAGAAATATATTTAGATGCCTTGAAAATTATGAAACGAAAAGTCGGAAAATCACATCCTGATTATGCCGTTTTATTAAGAAATACAGCTTCACTATATCAACAAATGAGACGGTTCGGGCAAGTTGAAAGTTTATTAAATGAAGCGGTTGCAATTTATGATAAACAGTTCGGTCAAGAACACCCTTCTTATGCAAAAGCAATATATGAATTAGGCTTGTTTTACCAATCACAAAACCGACTGACAGAAGCCGAACCCTTATTGACAAAAGCCTTGAACATTCAACAAAAAACACTGGGAGAACATCATCCGAGTATTGCAATGACTTATGAAAACATCGCCGTATTATATTGGCAGAAAGAAGATTACAAAACTGCTGCCGAAATATACAGGAAAACATTAAATGAGTACATTTATCAAATTAACACTTTTTTTCCTGCTATGAATGAATATGAAAAAACAAAATTCTGGGAAAAAATTCAACCTAAGTTTATTCGCTTTTATAATTTTGCCGTTGATGCACAAAAAGATGTTCCGGAAATTACCGAAGATGTTTATAATTTCAGAATAGCAACAAAAGCATTGCTTCTAAATTCCTCACGAAAAGTAAAAACCAGAATTTTAAACAGCGGAAACGCAACTTTAATTGCAAATTATAACAATTGGCAAGACACAAAAAACTGGCTGGGTAAACTGTATTCATATTCTAAAGAAGAATTAAAGGAAGAAAGCATAAATATTGACTCTCTTGAAACCGTTGTTAAAAATCTTGAGAAGAAACTTACAATATCATCAGAAGATTTCAAAGAAGCAAACGAGTTAAAATCGGTAAGCTATAAAGATATTGCTGCAAATTTAAATGCAGGAGATGCTGCCGTTGAGATTGTTCGCATCAACAGCTTCAGCTATTTATATCCTAAATCTCAAATTCATTATATAGCACTCGTATTAAGAAATAACGGTAAAAGTCCTCAAATGGTATTTATGGAAGACGGTGATAACATGGAGTCGGATTGGTCTGATGAATACCAAGCAACCATTCATTCCGGTAAAAGCATGGAGCCGTTTTATAATTATTATTGGAAAGAAATTGCAGGTTTGTTGACAACCGATGATAAAAAAATATACACATCAATTGACGGTATTTACAATCAGGTTAATATTAACACAATTCAACTGCCTTCCGGAAGACACATTTTAGATGTGAAAGATATACGTTTTGTAAGCAATACAAAAGACCTTCTTTTATTTAATAAAAGTAAAAAACCAACTATGACTGCCTATTTATTAGGTTATCCGGATTATCAATTGGATTTGCCGGATAGTTTAGCTCGATTATCTCCGCTTCCGGGAACAAAAAAAGAAGTGCAGACAATTCAGTCAGTTTTAAAGGCAAAGAATTATAACGTAAATTTGGTTTTGGGAAAAGATGCAACAGAAGAAAGTCTCAAAAAAGTAAAAAGTCCGCAAATTTTACATATCGCAACACACGGCTATTTTTTGGAAAACAAAACGGATCCGTCAGAGGGGACTCGTGCTTTCGGGGTTGAGCCCATGAAAGCCTATGAAAATCCGCTCTTACGTTCGGGTTTGCTTTTTGCCGGAGCAGACCGAACCGTTAACGAGATGAATACAAAAGAGAACAAAGATTCTGATGACGGTATTTTAAATGCCTTTGAAGCAATGGTTCTGAATTTAGATAATACCGAAGTTGTAATATTAAGTGCTTGTCAAACCGGTTTGGGGGAAATTAAAAACGGTGAGGGCGTTTACGGTTTGCAGCGGTCATTTCAAATTGCAGGAGCATCTTCAATAATAACAAGCCTCTGGGAGGTAAGTGATGAAGGAACACAAGACTTGATGTCTGCATTTTATAAATACTGGTTGCAATCAGGAGACAAACACAGTGCTTTCAGAAAAGCACAATTAGAAATAAAAGAAAAATATAAATACCCTTTTTATTGGGGTGCTTTTGTTTTGGTCGGAGAATAG